Proteins encoded in a region of the Triticum dicoccoides isolate Atlit2015 ecotype Zavitan chromosome 3A, WEW_v2.0, whole genome shotgun sequence genome:
- the LOC119273356 gene encoding putative glycine-rich cell wall structural protein 1, whose amino-acid sequence MVGTKLVALGYVVLLSIGLANAARVVRFGSGSATGTGAGGGEGGGTVSGGGSGAGSGTGSGVSSSSGSHASGGGGGGGGGGGQNGGTGYGSGSGSGSGSSQYSQGSSYPYGGGYGGYTSAGGAGGGGGGGKASGYQGSSGYGAGSGTGSGSATATNNWYRQGSTNADAGGNGGGNGGGRNGGSGAGKGAGSGYGNANP is encoded by the coding sequence ATGGTAGGCACAAAGCTAGTAGCCCTCGGCTATGTTGTCCTCTTGAGCATTGGACTGGCCAATGCTGCAAGGGTGGTTAGATTCGGCAGTGGAAGCGCCACGGGaacgggagcgggaggaggagaggGTGGGGGAACTGTGAGTGGTGGTGGCTCGGGTGCTGGGAGTGGAACTGGGTCTGGCGTGAGTTCTAGTAGTGGTAGCCATGCaagcggtggaggtggaggtggcggcggaggcggtggccaAAATGGTGGAACTGGATATGGTAGCGGGTCCGGCTCTGGCTCTGGTTCCAGTCAATATAGTCAAGGATCTTCATATCCTTATGGTGGTGGCTATGGTGGATATACTAGCGCTGGCGGTgccggtggtggcggtggtggagggaAAGCTAGTGGTTATCAAGGATCTAGTGGATATGGGGCTGGTAGTGGCACTGGTTCTGGCTCAGCTACAGCTACTAACAATTGGTATAGACAAGGTAGTACAAATGCAGATGCTGGTGGAAACGGTGGTGGCAATGGAGGAGGAAGAAATGGTGGGAGTGGTGCAGGCAAAGGTGCTGGATCTGGGTATGGCAATGCCAACCCCTAA